The following is a genomic window from Campylobacter concisus.
TCATAAAATCCCTCGCAAATTTTTATGAGCTCTTTTGTCTTACTAAGCGCCCTTGAGGTGATGAGATCAGCCGTAAATTTATCTGCAAGCTCGATCTTTTGGCTATGAACTTCTAAATTTTCTATGCCAAGCTCGATCTTAGCGTAGCTTAGAAATGATGACTTTTTGGCTATCGGCTCAAAAAGGTGCCACTTTGTTTGTGGCATCGCAAGCGCTAAAAATATCGCTGGAAAGCCAGCCCCACTGCCTACATCTATCGCCATTTTGGCACTTAGGTCAAAGATCTCAAGCGGTCTAATGCTATCAAACACCTGCTCGCTTATGTTTTTATAATTGCTTAAGCTATGAACCTTGTTAAATTTAGCAAAAATTTGAGCGTAAGCCTTTATTTTTTCATTAAATTCAGCTGGCAGACAAAGCTCATTTTTCATCACAAGATGTGCCCCATTTGCTCTTTTTTGACCTTCAAATAGCTTTCGTTAAATTTATTTGGCTTGATGACGATAGGC
Proteins encoded in this region:
- the rsmG gene encoding 16S rRNA (guanine(527)-N(7))-methyltransferase RsmG is translated as MKNELCLPAEFNEKIKAYAQIFAKFNKVHSLSNYKNISEQVFDSIRPLEIFDLSAKMAIDVGSGAGFPAIFLALAMPQTKWHLFEPIAKKSSFLSYAKIELGIENLEVHSQKIELADKFTADLITSRALSKTKELIKICEGFYDESTKFLIYKGSSVMDEISGIDAQIYNEKNRNYIYFNLKNRGEIR